Within Bos indicus x Bos taurus breed Angus x Brahman F1 hybrid chromosome 2, Bos_hybrid_MaternalHap_v2.0, whole genome shotgun sequence, the genomic segment GATAGAGTCAAGGGTGCAAACCAATTGGCTACACCCAGCCTAAATATAGCCCACAGACAGACCCACTTTGACTTGGCCCCGTATTGTGTTTTTAAACAATCTGAATCATCACCAATATTTGGAAATGGGCAAATTTTCCTAAAACTCCAAGCTTTGGCTTTTCTTGAAAATACACAGCTCTGCTTTTTGGGCCCCTGTGTCTTAATAGCAACCATCTGCTGGCGCAGACGAGTTTACCCAGGTCCCCATTACTCTCCATAGTCTCCCTGACCCTGAAACTATGCGTCAGTTGCCATTTATCATCGTGCTTTCATTGCCTTTATTCTTCTAGTAGAAAAATTCTCTAAGGGAGCAGTGTGAGCTCTTGGCAGGATGACAAGAGTATGTTTCTAGCCCCAGCGCTGCCCTTGAACTCTTTGATGGGGCAAGTCCAGACCAGGAAAGGCCTGCATACTCACACCTAATTCTAAGGTGTTTTTACCTTCCCAGGAGCAAAGTTCTGTGCACACTGCTCAGGATGTGGGAAGCTTCTGCCAAGTCTGGCCATCGGGCTGCACGAGCTCCCAACCCTGTCTTTGTGTTCTGTTTCCTTTCCCCAGCGTTTCCTAGCAAGTTCCTTCCAAAAAAATTCCATTCCTGCCCTGGCTGAattcagcggtaaagaacttTGTCGAGGAGATAGAGGGAGGAGTGGGAGAGAGTGGGAATTGGTTGCTTACACATCTCTCTCACTCTACATGGAAGGCTTTAGAGGGAAAGGAAGTCAGTGTTTCGTGAGCATCTACTATGAGTCAAGCTCTTTCAAAAATAATCTTGTTTCTCATAtcatgaaactgaggctcagaaaggtaaaGTCATCTGCCCAAAGTCACCTGCCCAAAGTGATTAATAATAAAACCTAACACCCTTGAGTGTTTTGTATGGGTCAAATACTGTTCTAACCTCACGTTTTACAACTGGGGAAAGAAGCAATAATCTGATCAAAGTCAAACAGAAAGCATCAGTGGCAGATCTTGTAATAAAAAGTAGGCCTTTGGGAACTTCCGCAGCGGTCTagcggttaagactttgccttccaatgcagcagctgcaggtttgatccctagttggggaactaagatcccacatgctgcaaggtgtggccaaaaaataaataaaatttggaaaaaaatgaaaaaagaaagaaggcttcTTGCCTCTCAGACCAGATCCTCTTCTACCTACTAGGCTGCCTGTGTTAGAGTTAAAGAAAAGAGCTGGGATTATTGAAGGAAGAGAGATTCAGGAACAGAAATGGAAGCCAGACCTAGGAGATGTGGCACCTGATCGGGGATGCACGAGTGCCATCCCTAGGAGAATAGAGGGGAAGCAGCTGGAAAGGTTCATATTCTGAGCCTGGGAGGAAGTAGAAAGACATGAATTTGCTGCCCTTCCCCATCACCCTTTCAGCTCCTGCCTGGACCCCGACCTGGGTAAGGGATGCGACCATGAGTGACAATCTCCGTCAGCAGGATCCCAAAAGACCACACGTCCGACTTGATGGTGAATGTCCCATAGTTAATGGCTTCTGGTGCTGTCCACTTAATGGGAAACTTGGCACCTGGAGGGAGGGCAGTGAGGTCACCAGGGTCTGCCAGGCCAGACCCCGGAGACCCCTAACTTCCCTCATATCCCATACCTACCCTCCCTGGCTGTGTACTCGTTGTCCTCAATGAGGCGTGCTAGACCAAAGTCCGCGATCTTGCAGCTCAGGCTATGGGACACCAGGATGTTGGCAGCCCTCAAGTCACGGTGGATATAATTCTGCTCTTCAATGAATGCCATGCCCTCTGCAATCTGCAGACCAGATATAGGTCAGCAGTCCTGGGCCAGATATCTGGATCCCATTGCCCTGTGCCCACGCTCAGCCCCTCCCTAGTCTCCTTACTTGGGCTGCCATGTCCAAGAGTTTGTTGATAGTCAGCTTGATGCCTTCGGAGGTCTTGAGAAAATCCACCAGGCTTCCTGTGGACATAAGCAAGAGTTGCTGACCCAAATTGCCCCAGGGGAAAGCTCCCAGACCCTTCTCCCCTAAGTAGGGGTCTAGAAGCCATGTCTGATGTGTGGAAAGGAAGAGTAAGAGCTGAAAATGGAGGAGTATCTGTTCAGAGTAAGGGTGCCTGAGATGTGTGATGCCCTTTTCCTGGGGACTAAGATGCCACTTGGAGGGGTCTGCAAGCTTCTTGCCACGAGTGGGGTGGAACCTGAACTCCTCAGCCAGGCATCCAAGCCCTGAATAGTCCACATCTGCagtttcttctcttccctccacTCCTGCCTCTTTTACTCCATCTACCCTAGATAATTGTGAGATTTTTCTCATAGACCATGGGTTCCCACTCCAAAGTCTCTTTGTCCCATTTCTTCTGCTACAGTTTCTTTTTGGTCATGGCTCAGCTAGACTCCTCCTTTAAAAACCCTCTCCAGATTGTACCAGGAATAATAAAttgtatcatcatcatcatctaccTGCTAAGACTTTTCTATGGCATAAACTCGTTTTCCTAGGGTGCATAATTAAAGCAAGGTTTCTCTGATAGCAAGATTCTTATTTTGTCCATCAATATTCCCAGCCTTCAGtggatgcatgctcagtcactaagctgtattggctctttaggaccccatggactgtagcccaccaggctcctcttgtctgtgggatttcccaggcaagaatactggagtgggttgccattttctcctccaggggatcttcctgacccagagaccaaattgcatcttctgcattggcaggcggattcttaaccactgaggcATGTGGGAAGCTCCTCCCAGCCCACAGAAAACAGCAATAAATGTATgctgaatatattaaaataggaGTATGAAAATAGGTATCATGAGGGAGTGAGGGACCATCTTTCTGGTAGCAGAGGGTAACTAGAAGAAGACCAGGGATTAGAGTGGCTGGAACAGAGCTAGTAACCACTGGCCCTTCTCaagagattaaaaccctgtgtGAAGATGACAACAACCTGAATGTCCCCATTTGAGTGCTGAATTAGTCACAGACAAAACCTCACCCAAAGGCAGCAAATATGTGGACAAACACTGTCATTCCTCCATTGTGTCCATGGCAGATATTGCTAATCAATCCCAGTGCTCACTTCCAATGAACCTCAGAATCCTCAACACAGAGCTCCAAGCAACTACCAATTGAAGGTGGCCTGCTACTTGCCATTTTCAGAATCCATTAACCAATTAGCTTTTTTCCCTTCCTGAAAGAAGGACAGATTTTATACTCCCAAAGAATCAGAGCCAGATAACAACAAACTTACTGAGCCATTACTATACAGCAGACATTGTTCTAACTGCTCTATATGCATTAGCATTCATCCTCACAAAGATCCTATAAGAAAGTTActattcgatggacgtgagtctgggtgaactctgggagttggtgatggacagggaggcctggcgtgctgtgattcatggggtcgcaaagagtcggacatgactgagagactgaactgaactgattgcattattatcaccatttttacagatgaggaaaccatggCAGAGAGAAGTGGTGATAACCCCAAGGCCACACAGTCCTCAAGCCAGGATTCCAATCCAAGCAGTCAGAGTCCTTAATGACTACTACTTTCTGGATAAGCCTGTTTAGATTTCTGCTGGTATTCTTGAGGGAACTGAGCACCAGAGGCAGGACAGAGACTTGGCCCAAAGCTGGGCCTAGAAATTCCTATTtatttaaactccccttctttggGCTCTCAATCTGTCCAACAGTGGGCGAAGGGATGGGGAGAGGCTCATCAAGAACTGAAAAAGAGGGCCTTGGAACAGATCAGACCTCCCAAGGCTGGGAGCAGAAGATATAGAAAAGGAGCTAGGGACCTACTCATCTCCTGAGATCAAGCATCCTTAGATCAAGATAAGGCTTTGAAGAAGGCAAACAGTACTGCAGGTGAGGGAAAATGGGCGTTGAGTCCTCTTCCACAACCTGAgagggaggcctcgcatgctgcagtccacggggttgcaaagagtgggccacgactgagaggctgaacaacCAGAGCCTGCCACCTCAAGCTGGGCTCCCAGATACGGTTCAAACAGCACACCCTCTTCTCCACACACCCTCTGGTCGCCCCTGAAGGTGAGTCTTTGAGGGCTCAGCAAAATTCCTCTAGGAAAACCTCAGTGCACAGCCACGCATAGCTCCTCCCCACTCCGGGAAGGGGCAGAGGACACGGCAGCGCCCCCCAGCGGCCGCGCACGGCGGCGGCGCCCACCGTTCTCCATATATTCCGTGATGATGTAGATGGGCTCCTGGGTGACCACCGCGTAGAGCCGGACCAGCCTCTGGTGTTGCAGCTGCTTCATGAGGTTGGCCTCGGCCAGGAAGGCATCGGGGGACATGCTGCCCTGCTTCAGGCTCTTGACTGCCACCTTCGTGTGCCCGTTGTAGTACCCTAGGGCAGGGAAGGGTTGGGAGGGTCACTCACAGCCCATGTACCCAGAGCTAGGCAGCTGCCCTGAAACAGGGTACTGTCGTAGAACTCTTAGGACCTCGGTAGacgcctcccctccccacctgcccgCAGTCCTGGAGGGCCTCACTCACCCATCCACACCTCTCCGAACTGGCCAGCCCCCAGCCGCTCCACCAGCTTCAGAGTCTCCCTGGGAACCTCCCACTCATCCTCCCACCACGGCTTCTGGGGCTTCTGGGTCTGGCAGGGGCGGCTCAACCGTGTGCACAGCCCGTCCGAAGTATCTATGAGGTCAAGGGAGGGGCGAAGGGCTGTCAATAAGGCGGAACGgaactgggggttggggggggcgggTGCTCACTCAGTCCCCACCTGGGGAAATGGTCAGGCAGGGGAGGTATGGGGCTGTCACCTGATCTCTGAGGCTACAAGGTACCGCCCCTCACCcacttgggtgggggtggggggaatgaaGGAGCATGCTGAGAGATGGGCCGGGGACGGGTGGAGGGGGACCCCCGAGAGGAAGTGGGGGAGACAGGCTGATAGGGTAGGGCCCAGGTGAAGACTCCTGCGGTGTGTGCTCACTCATGTAATGGCGGACCAGCTCGTGCAAGCCGGGAAAAGTGACGCGGGGCGAGATGTAGAAGCCGCCTTTGTCCAGGTTACGGATCTTGTAATGTTTCACCACTTCTCCCTGGGTCTGGTCGAAGTCCCGGACCGACAGTGAAAACGATCCTGAACGAAAGAAGGGATGAAGGAACGCAAAAGACGGGGAGGGGTGGCCTTCAGCGAGTCGCCCCTCCGCCAACGCGGTTCCCACGCCCCCCATTCCCGCGGTCTCCTCGCACCCCGGACCTCCGCTAGCGGCCCCAGCCCACGGCCCCCTCCCGACGCCCCGCAGCAGCATCTCTGCTCACCCGCCGTGCTCTCGCTCTCCCGGATCAGGAAGGAGCCGTGCGTGTTCCCCGGCGCCAGGAGCTGCCTCTCCGCGTCCTTGCGGCTCAGAGTCTTGAAGAACCAGCTGCTCAAGGCAGAAGCGAAGGCTTCTTGGATCCGCTGGTCCGGTCTTCCCCCATTACCCTCAAGCATTCACCGCCACCACCCCTAGCACCTCTCCTCTGCTCCGAGGTCCCTGGATCTGCGTCCCACCATTCCCACGACGCGTCCCCACTCACGGTTCGGGCTCCAGGCTGTTCGCTTTGGCCACAAAGTTGAAGGGGATGAAACCTTCCTGGCCCGTGGTCAGGGACTGCGCCTTCCACCACTCGCCGTTCCTGCGCGACGGCGGCAGTTAGCATGGTCTGCATAGCCTCGGACTCGGATGGAAACCCTCCGTCGGAGCCCCCATTTAGGCCATGCCACCCCACCCTCCAGCTCAGCACTCCGAAGCCTCCCATTTTTGTCTGCAAAGCTCCCACTGCAAGCCGGGACCGCAGGGGTTTGCGGTACTGGAGATACCCTAGGATGGGCAGGCCGAAGGGGGGCACTCACTGCTCCAGGATACGGAGCTGTTCACCCTTCTCGAAGCCCAGGTCTCCGTCGTGAGAAGGCTCATAGCTGTGCAGGGCGATAACCAGGTTGTCTGTAAAGACAGGGGCAGTCAGGGAGAAGACTTCTGGAGCAGACTGGGAGGGTGAGTTCAGGAGTTAGAagttggggatgggggaggagatgGAGGCTGACAGCCAAGGATCCACAGGCCTTGTCTTTCAGGCCCTGCTGGTTGAGGTCACCTTGCAGTGGAGAAGCTGGGGGGTTGGATCCCTCGTAGGTGACCAGTGGATCACGCACTTCAGAGCCATTCCGCATGGGCAGCTGTGGGTGTGGGATGAGAGAAGTCAGAGAGCTGGAGACTGGGTGAGACCCTGGCTTGCCTCCCCACTCTCCTGCTCTCCTTCACTTCAGCTTGGCTGGATCTTCTCATTGAATTTGCCCACCACTTGCTGTGGGACCTTAGAAGAGTCCCTTTCCCTGTCTGgggttcttttcctttctgtgtggCAGGGGGGCTCGCTGTCATCTCCAGGACCTGTGAGATGGCATCATCATCCCTATGATCTGTTCCTTTCTCCCCACGCCTGCATCCCACCCAACTCCCTCACCAAGCCCCTTGTCTTGCCTCTTACCGTGGTCTTGCCATCCAGTGGGACTATGGGGTAGTGGCAGTTTTCACATACATCGATGTTTTCCATCCAGTCATCTTCTGGGTTTGAGCTGCAGCTACAGCCCATGGTCCCTGGGGGAATGGAGAGGGGGCTGAAAGGGCTCCCCCAACATCAGACATGCTAGGGCCTAGCCCTGGGAACTTCCAGAAGTGCCTGAGATTGTCAGCCCCCCAGCCGCCATTCTCCAGCCGCAGAAAAGCTGAAATGGGGTCCTAGCTCCCAATAAAGTCACACGTGGCCCCCGCTGAGACCTAGGCCCCGCCCTCCCACCTGGGCCGGGTAAACCGCCACAGGCACCTTTGTTAGTCTGGTTGCCCacttcctgcctctcccctctcccactcTCTCAGCCCATCCCCCAAGTTGGGGGACTACCTGCTAGAGATCACATACACTTCCCCCAGCCCTAGGGGAGACCTGAGTTTTGATCCTCCCCTACAGTGGGGTGCGTGTACCTCACCACCTAATTACAAGTCCCCCCTGCTGCCAATGACACTGAATGAGGGACCCTCTCTGCAGAATGTCAGCCATCAGGCCTCTGCTCCCCCAAATCCCCCACAAAGTCTGCTTCAGAGGCTTCTTTCTGCTTCTCCCTAGCAGAAAACCCCTCAATGGCCCTATGGGCCatacattttttttgtatttgtttgcttgctttagCAGTGGAAACTTTTTGTCAGATGAAATCGAGCGGAACCCCGTATATAAAGCAGGTAAAAGTGGAGCTGTTCTGCCTGAAGCAGAATGGGGATCTCACCCTGAAGTCCCCAGGAGTCCCTACAGAACCTCCTCGCCCAGGGCTGGTCCTCTGGACCCCTGGAAATACCAGTCCTCAGATAAATTAATTTATGCATTCAAGAACCTTTAATATCAAGATCAAATCCATCTCCTCAGTCTATTCtgcaatacacacacacgtgtacacacacacacagaatctgtCTTCGGAGCTCCTCTTCCCCAAAAAACTCACACTCTTCTTACAACATGCCTTGCATGTGTGGTTCACCTGCCGTGAAATACTCTTGCCCATCTATTGAACTCGAGCTCAATCTTCAAGGTTCATCTCAGATATCACCTTCTCTGTGAAACCTCCCCAATGCCCAGTGCTCTTTGTTCCTACAACACTCCACTCTCACCAGCCACAATCATCAACTTCCACCGAGTGCCAGGATGACACTAATTTATGTGTCAGTCCCCCTGCCTTTGCTACCCGCTTGGTGAGATCAGGGATTCAGCAAGAGCAGAGGTTGTGTTTTATTTGCCTGAATGTCCCACCACCCAGGACAATTCTTGTTAATAAATGTTGACTGATATGTGGCGGGTTAATGCACAGATTCTCCCATTTGCAAAGGTCTTAGAAACCACCAAGTCTAACCTCAGATTTTAGATGAGCAAACAGAGGACCAGAAAGTTCTGCTCAAACTCACAACTGTTACGGGCAGAACAAAGCTAGAGCTGCTAATCCATGCTAAGGTCAACTAGAAATGGGGAGCAGTGGTGGTTTTTTAGTTTGTAAGACTTAAGGACCTATTCAATTATaactcaattaaagaaaaaaaagaaaaaaaaagattcaaggaTAGTCCCTGGAGTTATGTTCAAATTCTGGGAATAATACTCATTATGTCACTTTGCTGAAATCATTCTCCTCTAGTTCCACTCTGCCTTTCTGTCAACCGGGAATTGTCATCCCTTCCTCAGAAGCTTAGATAAATGTTGGCTTGGTTTAGAGCTTAGAAAGATTTCCAGGAGTGCTCATTCTGCCCTACCAACCCCTGCTTTGGAAAGTGGAAGAATATGACTGATAAATAATCCTCTTGGCTTTAagctcacatttcttttttttatatatataatttttattttatattggagtatagttgataagCTCATGCCTGTTAAACTGAGATACTTATAACCTTTCATGGGTACCGGAAGTCACGGGTGTGTACCTCTCAAAGCATGAGTGTTAAACACATAGTTAAGCCTTATTCACGTAGTTAAATAAACAGATCTAttacaaatagaggaaaatacaaaatgtacATGAAATTTTAAGCCAAATCAAGAGACTTTCAAGGAAAGGTGTTCGCGCATATACTCTTCCCCTCCTACTTTAGGAGTCCTGGGGAAACATTTGAGAAATCTTGCTCAGCTCtgtggctgcaaatggcttttttattttttcgaTTGCTACTTTTATTATGGCTTAGAACTGAGTAACGGCAAAAGCCTCCAGAAAAGAACTGTTTACATTCTGGAACCAGCCTTAGATGAGCTGACTGTCTAGGGTCTGAGGTCCTGAGCAACCTGTTTTTTGTGATAGTCAAACAGCCCTTGGAAAACCACCAGCTGGCTATATTATACAGAGAACACCAACATCAGATAAGGTGTCAACTTACATCAGTAAGTCCCTTCTAGGCCTGACATTCTCAGGGGCTTTGGAAAGGGTaagagcaagaggagaaaagCCTGGGGTTGAGAAAATGGGATGAACTGGGGTGCAGCAGTGAGGAGAGGCTGGTAGACCTGCAGAAGAAATCTATGCTGAATCTAGGGCTGGATACTGCACATGGTCCAGGCTGGGGTCACATGCGGGGAGAAGAGGAGCCACCTGGCCTTGGGCGAGGGTCCAGGAAAACATGCAGGCAGGACCTATACCCTGGGTAAATCTGGACCTGCCAGAGAGGACATGATGATGTCCCTGAAGACTGGGACCaggtgaaaaagaatgaaatattgccatttacagcaacgcGGATGGACCTACGATTATCACACTGAGTgatgcaaaccaggaagagaaagacaaatatgacatgatatcacttatatacagaatctaaaagcTAATGCAAATAAACTTATTATCACACTGAGTgatgcaagccaggaagagaaagacaaatatgacatgatatcacttatatacagaatctaaaaactCATGCAAATAAACTTATTATCACACTGAGTgatgcaagccaggaagagaaagacaaatatgacatgatatcacttatatacagaatctaaaaactCATGCAAATAAACTTATTATCACACTGAGTGATGCAAGCCaggaacagaaagacaaatatgacatgatatcacttatatacagaatctaaaaactCATGCAAATAAACTTATTATCACACTGAGTgatgcaagccaggaagagaaagacaaatatgacatgatatcacttatatacagaatctaaaaactCATGCAAATAAACTTATTATCACACTGAGTgatgcaagccaggaagagaaagacaaatatgacatgatatcacttatatacagaatctaaaaactCATGCAAATAAACTTATTATCACACTGAGTGATGCAAGCCaggaacagaaagacaaatatgacatgatatcacttatatacagaatctaaaaactCATGCAAATAAACTTATTATCACACTGAGTgatgcaagccaggaagagaaagacaaatatgacatgatatcacttatatacagaatctaaaaactCATGCAAATAAACTTATTATCACACTGAGTGATGCAAGCCaggaacagaaagacaaatatgacatgatatcacttatatacagaatctaaaaactcatgcaaataaacttattacaaaacagaaacagactcagacttaGAAAAATGATCTTGTGGCTACCgaaaggggaaaggggtgggggaggggagggataaatgaagaatttgagattaacagatacacaccactccatataaaagaaataatttactgtatagcagagggaactatatttagtatcttgtataacctataatggaaaagaatcagaaaaatatatatatgcatagctgaatcactttgctgtatacctaaaactaacaccatATTGTAAGTAAACTATATGTCGATTAAATAAAAGACTGGGGCCAGGAGTGAGAAAAAGTCAAGCTGtgtaaaattaaggaaaatgGTACTTGGTAACTGTTGGGTATCTGACCCTTAGCGTTTCTTGTGTGACTTGTTTAGTGCCCACGGAGCCCTCCGGCTTCAGGTTTCAGGCCCTGCCCTATACAGAAGTGTGAGTTTTGGAGGATAACACCTGGCAGCAATCAGAAGACCCCAAGACCTGGCAGTGTCAGACATAATTCTGGTGAGTGGCTCCCAGCCCCTGGGAGCCACATGCGCCTGTGAGGCCCCAGAATAACACTGTAGGCTTGCAAGTGATCTGTTTCTCAGTTTGACAAATTGCATTATTGTTTCTTCAATGCATACTTGGTGGCTTAGCCACttggttcccaggtggcttagtggttaagaatctacctgccaatgcaggagatgcaggagacatgggtttgatccctgggttggaaagattgcctggaggaggaaatggcaacccactccagtattcttgtcgggaaaattcctatggacagaggagcatggcaggctacagtctgtggagtcgcacagtcggacacaggtcggacttgactgagtgactgaacacacacacatacaaggcATACTTAGTTAAGTCTCTGCTTAAAATGTGAACTAGAAACAACAAAATTAGTACCTAAATGAGGTAGTTTAGTCAGCAAAACCCTCAAAATCATGAGAGCCATGGGGGAGCGGGGAAAAGTACGACAGGGGAAGGGCAAGTAAGTCCTTAGAGGGAAGAGTTTAGAAGCAAgagtgtagggacttccctggtggttcagtggttaagactccctgctaccaatgcagggatcctgagttccatccctggtcagggaactagatcctacatgatacagctaagagttcacatgctgcaactaaaatccCAAGAgttgcaactaagatccagtgcagccaaaataaatgaataaataaaagaagaagcaCCTGTGTAATTCACCAGGCTCATTTTAAAGACGGAGATGGTGTCAGACCAGAGGAGCTAAGTGGTTTTTCCCAATAGCACAGGAGGGCTCTTGGCAGAGGCAGAATTCCAATCAGGCCCCTACCTCCTCTATCCAGGTACTCTGCTCTGTTCTTCACTTCCTGGAAAACCTAAAGAGTGTAGGGAATCCTGAGAGGTGATGGAGACAATGGAGCAGGGAAGGAGGTCTGACAGAATGAAGTCTACTCTCCATCAGAAATGTGACATTGCACTGTTAACAGGCCTTTCTCTCTGAGACAATTCTCTATCTATCTCGAATGCAtgtttttggtttatttattttcagttttttggctgtgctgggtctttgttgctttttgcTCAGGTTTTCTCtaagttgcggtgagcaggggctattcttccCTTCGATGTGTGgtcttctcgttgcagtggcttctcttgttgcagagcacaggttctaggcgaGTGCGCTgggtggttgtggcacacgggctcagtcaCACCtcaacatgtgggatcctctgggaccagggattgaacccatgtcccttgcactggcaggcaaattcttatccactgctccACCAGCCAAGTCCCCTAAAACGCATGTTTTTGAGTATGCATTTCTCTGGCTGGTGAATACAAGTTTGTGCCTACGGAGGCACATTAATCATTGAGCATCATGTTATGTGTACATACCCATGGGTGTGTAGGAGTCCATGTATGCAGATGGCTGTACAATGAAATGGGGGCATGTATGGTTTGTACGGGTCCCTAAGTAATTGTGaggttatatatgcatatatttctttGTACAAAATGTGGGTCCCATTCTAGTCTGATCAAACCAGGTTAATAAATGAAgttagcaaaaagaaaataaaaattaaagcttaatataaatttctcattgaaagtaagagaggagaggaatgaagaaagaaagaaaaagaaagaggaagcagaTCCAGAGAATCGCCAGGACTCTCAGAATCAGTAACAAAAGGCAGATGCTGGAGTGAATGAAACAGGACATTCTTTTTTCCCAACTCAAGAATTCAAggtcaatgtgtgtgtgtgtgttagttgcttagtcatgtccgactctttgcaaccccatagactatagcccaccaggcccctctgtccatggg encodes:
- the LCK gene encoding tyrosine-protein kinase Lck, whose translation is MGCSCSSNPEDDWMENIDVCENCHYPIVPLDGKTTLPMRNGSEVRDPLVTYEGSNPPASPLQDNLVIALHSYEPSHDGDLGFEKGEQLRILEQNGEWWKAQSLTTGQEGFIPFNFVAKANSLEPEPWFFKTLSRKDAERQLLAPGNTHGSFLIRESESTAGSFSLSVRDFDQTQGEVVKHYKIRNLDKGGFYISPRVTFPGLHELVRHYMNTSDGLCTRLSRPCQTQKPQKPWWEDEWEVPRETLKLVERLGAGQFGEVWMGYYNGHTKVAVKSLKQGSMSPDAFLAEANLMKQLQHQRLVRLYAVVTQEPIYIITEYMENGSLVDFLKTSEGIKLTINKLLDMAAQIAEGMAFIEEQNYIHRDLRAANILVSHSLSCKIADFGLARLIEDNEYTAREGAKFPIKWTAPEAINYGTFTIKSDVWSFGILLTEIVTHGRIPYPGMTNPEVIQNLERGYRMVRPDNCPEELYQLMMLCWKERPEERPTFDYLRSVLEDFFTATEGQYQPQP